One Arachis hypogaea cultivar Tifrunner chromosome 18, arahy.Tifrunner.gnm2.J5K5, whole genome shotgun sequence genomic window, CTCCAACTTTTGAGCTCCTTTTTACAGCTTTCCATTCTCTCTATCAAGTTTTCCCATTTGTTTATTTCTCTTGCGCTTCTATTCCAGCCTCTTTTAACCACTTCTTTGCATTCTCGGTGATCTTCCCAATGAACTTCATACTTGAAATATCTTGGGCATTTCTTCTTCGGCTCTAGAGTAAGAACAAGTGCGCAGTGGTCTGAGCTTATAGCTGGTCTAGTTTCTAACCTGGCATGTTGATAGATAAGCCTCCATTTTCAGTTTGCTAAGCTGCGATCAATTCTTTCCTTGGTGATAAAGCCTTGTCTTGGGTTGCTAAACCAAGTGATTTGTCCACCTTTCAACTCCAAATCCATGAGATAATTGGCATCAATGAAGTTTCTGAAGTCGACCATTTGACTGCTTGGTTTGGGATGAAGACCTTCTTTTTCGTCTTGGCAAATGATATCATTGAAATCCCTGATAAACAGCTGTGGTATTAACTCACTATCTTGGTTTTCAGCCATTTCCTTCCAAAGCAGCCTTCTTTGAGCGAATTTCAGACTTCCATATATAAATTTACACTTCCATTTGTTACCTTTCCTGTCATCAATATTAGTAGCAATAAGATTTTGGGACCAAGAGTAGACGTCAAGATCGATACTATCATTCCAAAATAAACAGAGGCCCCCGGACAAACCCCGGGGTTCCACAGTAAAGCAATTAGTAAATTTGAGCTTTTTCTTAATGCTTCTAATACATTTCTCCCTAGCCTTAGtttccattaaaaatactatGGTCGGCCTTATCTGTTTGCACAGAATTCTTAGTTCCGAAACTGCCGCAGGCACCGCCAACCCCTAACAGTTCCAGCTTAAGATGGTCATGGCTGAGGGTGGGGCATGGTAAGGCCCGCCTCCTCAGCCATCATTTGATTGTTGTCCTCTCCTTCTGATTGCTGTATCTTTCTTATCTCTGCTCCCATGACTTCTTTCCCTTGTGTTCTCCCTTTCTTGCTACAGCtgctcatctcttcttcttccgTTGCACCTTCCTGATTGTCATATTCTATCAGCATTTGGTCTTCTCCTTCCCTCTTCCTTTTGAGCTTTAGTCTGGCCTTGATGCTTTATGCTAGTTCTAGTTCCCAAGGTTCTGTTGTGTTCTTCTTctccttgttttcttcttcctccccCTCTTCCTCCGGAAATTCCACAATGTATCTCTCGCCTATTGTGGAGTTATATATTTGGGTTTCTATTTTGCTGTTACCTTTTGGCTTCTTTTCCTGCTTTTCTCTGACTTTCCAGCAGCTCTTATGTTCTCCAATATCCTGCGTCTTCTTTCTGCTttcttcttcatcctcttctCTTCCTTTTCCCCATCTTGCTAATAAAAGCTGATGTATAGTAGGGGCCTTGGATTGACACTCATCGCTTCCTTCCTTTTCCATCATGCTCAGTCCGTTGTTACAGAGGTCCACCCTGTTGCTGTTTTGAACCTCCTTGGAGTTTTTTGGTTTGTGGTTTGTACTTTCTTTTTGGCTGTCCAAGTTTTTCTTCATGGGCAGGCCCACCTGGTTCTCATTCCTCATTTCTTGATATTCAGTCTCTTTTTGTTTTGGGCTTGTTTCATGTTGGCCCATACGCTTGGTCCTTCCTTTTTCCACTAGGTTTTGTAGAAGGTTCCCAAGTTCCTCTATGATGTCGTTTCCTTTGTCAGTATCTTTTCTTTCGTCAGaatcttttcctccttctccatTCTGATTATCCTCgtttctctctcctttttctttcCCCGTTTTTTCAGGGATTTCGCCGTCATTCTTCTCTTCCCCCATCACTCTCAGTCTTTCAGTTTCCTTTTCTCCCGCAAATCCCTCCTTCTCTGACCGTTGATGTTTATTTTTGGATTCACCTACTCTGCTATTTTCTGAATGCCTGCTTTCACTCTCTGTATTGTGATCGTGTTCTCCACGTGCTCTTTCTTCCACCTCTTGTCCTTCTGAGTtttcttctttgttcttcctcGTGCCTCTGTTGAAATTTGCTCTAACAGGGTTTACTCCTAACCCGGGCTCATATCTGGGTCTCAGAGGATCCCAGTTTGCCATTGCCATCTCCTTTTTGCATTCCTTCTTTCCATGTCCTATGATACCGCATCTCAGGCAGTAGCAATCTTGAAGCCTTTCATATTTGAACTCTATCCATGTTTTTGGTCGTTCTTCTCTAGTCATCCAGAAGCCTGTAGGGAGGGGATTTGAAATATTTATAGCTACTCTTACTCTTAGGAAGGTTCTGACAAAGACATTCCCTCTTTTTGGATCCTCCACTTCCACCACTACTCCTAGCATATTGCCAATAGTTTCTGCGGTTTCCCTTTCCATGTATTCCAGAGGAACTCCATGTATTTGTACCCAAAACTCCATAAACTCGTGACTAACTTCATAAATGGCTGCATTTTGCCCCCATAGTTGCAGGTTAAGGAGGTGGCCTTTGACACACCAAGGTCCCCCTTTGAGAATTTGCACCCCTCTTCTCTGGTCCCTGAAGCTCACTAGAAGTTTGCTCTTTCCTACCTCAGAGATGAAGATGTCCTCTGGTTCCCCCAGATGCCCAGAAGTGCATTTTTGCTTGCCTTAAAGCTAATTTCTCTATCTGCTACTATTTTACCCACTAAATTGATGTAATTTTCTCTGtattccttcttttctttcttattgatTGTGACGGTCATTCCTTCAATCTGTTGTAGTCGATATGTTGCTTTTGCTATGATTCCTTGTTGGCTTGTTGACCCTTCTTCGTGATATTACAGGTTGCTGTGGGATTCCATGTGAATGGTTAGCAGATGAAAATTCTGGTGGTTGAGTTATCTTGAAAAGGAGTGGCTAGTGTTTGTTTGTATAAGTGTAGATTGGGGGTTGATATTTGGGTTTTGGTTGAATGATAAATAGTGTTAATGACACAAATGAAAAATTGGGAATGAAAAGTAAAATTTTGATGAAGCTAAACCTCACAAGGATAGAACCAGAGTTCTACTTGACTCTCCTTGAGAGAGAAAGCTGCTCTCCTTTGAGAGATAACTATTGCATGGTTTGATATCTGAAGCTCACTTTTCAAGGCTTTCAAATCTTGAATCTTTGGATTTGTCTCATAATGCATTTGCTTTCAATGTTATTCCCTATACTCCAAGTGACTAGATATATGACTGTAGGTGAatagttgcatttatttttgGGTTAACAGAGGGTTACAGGCCCAATAGTTGTATTTAATTTATAGTTCCAAAGTGAAGAGCCCAAAGATACTGGCGGCCCAATAGAAATGTCTACCGTAGAAAAATATCTGAGCTAGGCACACAACAGAAGCCCAATTCACTGGTGAGTTTATTGTGATGGTCCAAGAAGAGGACCAAATCAAATGGATTGGACAAAAAGTCAAAATAATTGAccaaaaaacaataataagactcagataaataattaaacaagtaaatgacaaaaaaaatgaaaagtaaatggttagaaaagtataaataaaaatattatacaacaaaatcagaattaattattatatacttttatttataaatatatgtcttgtttaatatatattttatattaataattgattttaatatatactaaATCAACCAAAATATCACCATagactaacaataataatataaaaatatcataaaatttaagatttaacaaATGAAAAAGTTGACTTTTATTTTTGGCATAGCAAGGAGAGTAGCCAATGGGGTGATGACATGTGAGGTGCGCTTGAACCTCCATGCGCCTTTCCATACCGAATCCCTCTCCTCCCTTCTGTTCTGTTCtgaatcttctctctctctctctctctctctctctgcaactGCACGGAACACACGCGCGCCCTCACACACAGAGCATAATTCTCACAATCAAGGACGCTTCCTACGACAATCGAATTCGCGTCGTTCTCAATTTTCAGTAAGCTTAACTCCATTtccatttttccctctttcagctcctTCAACTCAATTGAACAATTCGATTATTCAATTTTAGGGTTTTCCTCTTTCTTCTGGTTCGTTAAATAACTGTCTTCCTAGTTCATTTGGCTTTGAATTACAAGCGATGTAGCATGCACCCTTACTTTCCATCTCATCATAGAGTTCTTTTGGGAATGAGCTAAATAGCTGAAACCTGGGTCCTTTCTTTTTTGTGTTGAATTGCAGTATGTACATCTATGAATTTGTGATCGATATACTTTTCTCATTTGAGTTTTACGCAATTAATGAGTCGTTTGACTTAAGCTGAGAGTTTTGGATTCCGTTTGAACTTGTGGTTACTGGTTAGTGATATTTTTTGCTGAACGAGtaatgattattttttaattagtatttaattattattaacgcAATGGCCTAACTTGTGTTTAGTGATATTGGGCTTTGCTTGATTGTGGCCTGAGCTGAGAATATGTTAGAACCCCTTTGCATGAACTACATTGTTTTGAGGACAATACTGTTTTCTGGTACAAAGCTTCATTAATGGCTGTTTTGCATGAACTACAACTTATTTGTTTGTGCTGCAGTGGAGCTCGGGATTGATGGCTCCATTAATGGTGAGACAATAGCACATGCTACCATAGGAGAAGTTAGCAGTAGCTTTGCTGATGAAGATAAAATTGCTAGCAGTTCCTTTGATCCAGCTTACAAACAAGATCAAGATGGTAATATAACACAAGATTCTTCTGGAGGGGACACAATCCCCTCAGGAATTCCTGCTGTATCGGTTGTGTCAGCTGATGAGCCATACGTGGGTCAGGAGTTTGATTCGGAAGCAACAGCGCATGCATTTTATAATGCATATGCCACGCGTGTTGGATTTGTCATACGTGTAAGTAAGCTCTCACGGTCAAGGCGTGATGGTTCTGCAATTGGACGTGCTCTTGTTTGCAACAAAGAGGGTTACAGAATGCCCGATAAGCGTGAAAAAATTGTAAGGCAAAGGGCAGAGACAAGGGTTGGTTGCAGGGCAATGATTTTGGTGAGGAAAGTTAGTTCCGGTAAATGGGTTGTCACAAAGTTTGTAAAGGAGCACACACACCCTTTGACACCTGGAAAAGGCAGAAGGGATTGCATTTATGAACAATATCCGGTGAGTTAATCTTCTTCCTTTACTGAAATATGTATATGATAATATGTGAGTTCTTGGTCTATGCCTGATAGAAAGATTGCATCTGGAACAGTGCTATCAACTATCTGCGCAGCCCTCGCGAGTTTGAATTCAGCAGTTAATACTAATGAAGTTCCCATCTTATGCCTTTACACGATTGACCCAAAATTACTTTTGAGTGAACATTCCCAAATACAAGCTTGATTCTTTCTAAAGTACTTCATGTTTTCAGAGTGAAAATATAGTTTTACAAAGatgcaaaaattaagaatatttgTAGTACTATTAGTAATAAGCTAAACTTGtcttttattaaaaagaaaaaggaaaaaggaaaaaggaaaaaggaaaaaggaaaaaggctCTTATAGATGCATTTGTTTTTCTCCGTTAAACCATGTCCTATGAAGAAACTTAAGTGATCTTTTGA contains:
- the LOC140181707 gene encoding uncharacterized protein produces the protein METKAREKCIRSIKKKLKFTNCFTVEPRGLSGGLCLFWNDSIDLDVYSWSQNLIATNIDDRKGNKWKCKFIYGSLKFAQRRLLWKEMAENQDSELIPQLFIRDFNDIICQDEKEGLHPKPSSQMVDFRNFIDANYLMDLELKGGQITWLETRPAISSDHCALVLTLEPKKKCPRYFKYEVHWEDHRECKEVVKRGWNRSAREINKWENLIERMESCKKELKSWSRRNFTKADREIAKLQEELQNLQNSSLTEQRQELSQNIKKRIEQLWKQEEKYWGQRSRLKWLKWGDSNTAFFLATTLQRRDINKLERIKDSSGN
- the LOC112772348 gene encoding protein FAR1-RELATED SEQUENCE 6, with the translated sequence MELGIDGSINGETIAHATIGEVSSSFADEDKIASSSFDPAYKQDQDGNITQDSSGGDTIPSGIPAVSVVSADEPYVGQEFDSEATAHAFYNAYATRVGFVIRVSKLSRSRRDGSAIGRALVCNKEGYRMPDKREKIVRQRAETRVGCRAMILVRKVSSGKWVVTKFVKEHTHPLTPGKGRRDCIYEQYPNEHDKIRELSQQLAIEKKRCAAYKRQLELLFEHIEEHNNSLSKKIQHIVGNVKEIEAEEQQRHR